The Psilocybe cubensis strain MGC-MH-2018 chromosome 7, whole genome shotgun sequence genome has a window encoding:
- a CDS encoding Flavin-dependent monooxygenase encodes MASDPVLIIGAGPSGLVLALTLGKNGIPVRIMEKEPSPRRAERGPGLQPRSLELHKILGTLPDILNAGTDLPMMTVYDPADGTKVIKTTILVPQTEATPQLPLINPVMLGQHYQERILRDHLAKIGVTVEFGSELRTFTQTEDHVLAQIVRVVDGKDVIEEVKAVWMVGTDGAHSVVRKTLGLEFLGETRYSEEIIVGDLKVKGAIRETWDNWGSPASRMATLRPSGQKDNVAQFIIAGRDVDCSKVMASSENLFEEFYTITGRRDIEFQELISVAKYRPNIRMAKQLRSHRVFIGGDAAHCHSPAGGQFNLGWKLALVYKGYAPASLLDTYEEERIPIIAEMLGKTTELHNHTISRGHGISDMPRDSLLKQLGVNYRGSSIVYEDDVEIPTAKTTGYSAESETAARPGDRAPGAPGLVDTAGNIQTYEIYDLFAVSRHTILIFSDPSFDYLSLSKTIQKFRNGTVLGVLILSKGTSLSDTDTTALFDKTVADRDGFAFSGYHIEGPTVVIVRPDGVIGARVRGVSGIERYFKGIFA; translated from the exons ATGGCTTCAGACCCCGTTCTTATT ATTGGCGCCGGTCCTTCTGGTCTTGTCTTGGCCTTGACCTTGGGTAAAAACGGAATCCCTGTTCGCATTATGGAGAAGGAGCCATCCCCCCGACGTGCGGAGCGCGGACCGGGATTACAG CCTCGCTCCCTCGAGCTGCACAAAATCTTAGGCACCTTGCCCGACATTTTGAATGCCGGAACTGATTTGCCTATGATGACGGTGTACGACCCAGCCGATGGAACTAAGGTTATAAAGACAACGATTTTAGTACCCCAAACAGAGGCTACTCCGCAGCTTCCATTG ATCAACCCGGTCATGCTAGGCCAGCATTATCAAGAGCGCATTCTACGCGATCACTTGGCCAAAATTGGAGTGACTGTTGAATTCGGCTCGGAATTGCGCACATTTACGCAGACTGAAGATCACGTCCTAGCGCAAATTGTCCGTGTTGTTGATGGAAAGGACGTAATTGAAGAAGTGAAGGCAGTGTGGATGGTCGGTACCGATGGGGCTCATAGCGTTGTTCGCAAGACGCTCGGCCTTGAGTTTCTCGGAGAGACTCGTTACTCAGAAGAAATAATCGTTGGTGACCTCAAAGTCAAAGGCGCAATACGAGAG ACATGGGATAATTGGGGTTCTCCTGCTTCCAGAAT GGCAACTTTGCGTCCCTCTGGACAAAAAGACAACGTTGCTCAGTTTATAATCGCAGGTCGTGATGTCGACTGCTCCAAAGTTATGGCGAGCAGCGAGAACCTGTTTGAAGAATTTTACACCATAACCGGGAGGAGAGACATAGAATTCCAGGAATTGATCAGCGTCGCGAAGTATAG GCCAAATATCAGGATGGCCAAACAACTTAGGTCTCACCGAGTGTTTATTGGCGGAG ATGCTGCTCATTGCCATAGTCCTGCTGGCGGTCAG TTTAACCTAGGGTGGAAATTAGCGCTGGTGTACAAGGGATACGCTCCCGCATCGCTTCTCGATACATATGAAGAAGAGCGCATCCCCATCATCGCGGAAATGCTAGGAAAGACGACCGAGCTTCACAATCACACTATTTCACGGGGTCACGGTATATCTGACATGCCTCGCGACAGTCTTCTGAAGCAACTGGGTGTTAATTACCGCGGCAGCTCCATTGTGTATGAAGACGACGTTGAAATACCCACAGCAAAAACGACGGGATACAGCGCCGAAAGCGAGACGGCTGCTCGACCCGGTGACAGAGCACCTGGCGCTCCCGGCTTGGTCGATACTGCAGGAAACATCCAAACGTACGAAATATACGACCTATTCGCCGTCTCTCGACACACAATTTTGATATTTTCCGACCCTTCCTTCGATTACCTTTCCTTGTCCAAAACAATCCAAAAATTCCGAAATGGCACTGTTCTTGGTGTCCTGATTTTATCGAAGGGAACATCATTGTCTGATACCGACACAACGGCTTTATTCGACAAGACCGTCGCAGATAGAGACGGATTCGCTTTTTCCGGATACCACATCGAGGGACCCACCGTTGTTATTGTCCGCCCAGACGGCGTCATTGGTGCGCGTGTACGCGGAGTGTCTGGTATTGAGAGATATTTCAAAGGCATTTTTGCTTGA